One region of bacterium genomic DNA includes:
- a CDS encoding ribose-phosphate pyrophosphokinase, translating to MLDLFLFSGNAHPRLAEDVAAYLHSPLRKRVLDRFADGEVRVEIGENVRGRDCFVFQPTCGSPSATVNDNLMELLTMVDALRRASARRVTAVVPYFGYARQDRKDKPRVPITAKLVANLLTRAGLDRLLTLDLHAGQIQGYFDIPVDNLLPRPLFLRELHNFDPAELVIVAPDAGSAKINRSYADRLDCGFAIVDKSRYSTDASKALTLIGEVEEKHCFIIDDIVSTGGTMVNAARLLSERGAKSVRAAVTHGVFSGKAYEKLADSVFTEFIVTDSIPLRPGAPGIIRTISVAKLMGEAIRRTHYDLSISVLFI from the coding sequence ATGCTCGACCTGTTCCTCTTCTCCGGCAACGCCCACCCCCGTCTGGCCGAGGACGTCGCCGCCTACCTGCACTCGCCGCTGCGCAAGCGGGTTCTGGACCGCTTCGCCGACGGCGAGGTGCGGGTGGAGATAGGCGAGAACGTCCGCGGCCGCGACTGTTTCGTTTTCCAGCCCACCTGCGGCTCGCCCTCGGCCACCGTCAACGACAACCTGATGGAGCTGTTGACGATGGTGGACGCCCTGCGCCGGGCCAGCGCCCGCCGGGTCACCGCCGTCGTCCCCTACTTCGGCTACGCCCGCCAGGACCGCAAGGACAAGCCCCGCGTACCGATAACGGCCAAGCTGGTGGCCAACCTCCTGACGCGGGCCGGGCTGGACCGCCTTTTGACCCTGGACCTCCACGCCGGCCAGATCCAGGGCTACTTCGACATCCCGGTGGACAACCTCCTGCCGCGCCCCCTCTTCCTGCGCGAGCTGCACAACTTCGACCCCGCCGAGCTGGTCATCGTCGCCCCCGACGCCGGATCGGCCAAGATCAACCGCTCCTACGCCGACCGGCTGGACTGCGGCTTCGCCATCGTGGACAAGAGCCGCTACTCCACCGACGCCTCCAAGGCCCTGACCCTCATCGGCGAGGTCGAGGAAAAGCACTGCTTCATCATTGACGACATCGTGTCCACGGGCGGGACCATGGTCAACGCCGCGCGGCTTTTATCCGAGCGGGGGGCCAAGAGCGTGCGCGCCGCGGTGACCCACGGCGTCTTCTCCGGGAAGGCCTACGAGAAGCTCGCCGATTCGGTCTTCACCGAGTTCATCGTCACCGACTCCATTCCCCTGCGACCCGGCGCGCCCGGAATCATCCGGACCATCAGCGTGGCCAAGCTCATGGGGGAGGCCATCCGCCGGACGCACTACGACCTCTCGATCAGCGTCCTTTTCATTTAA
- a CDS encoding T9SS type A sorting domain-containing protein, with translation MRSAIAMLLIITAAALAITEAPLFFSEMQRADADRPRVGPAPPGTAEYNIGDHLQLWKWNLSGYPTQDLVDCTIRGKRDHGYVVVDDTVWGSQVNQTDVNQILEAWENSSDGPRPGDGIYEINTTTFGPCPDEIDGDPRVFPFYYDLDISADGFWMFYDEYPDGEYEWHSNEREIVYLNSSDNDPGGDYMIAVAAHECQHMLHWYQDSDELAWVDEGCAELAMFLYGHPDSISGFNGNSDNDLTAWNGAWADYIKTYLWTLYLYEHYGEGSADPVDLVWELVHEQANSITGVNNALDTVDAGTTFEDILPDWVAANFLDLADSDLFDGRYSYFGEDLPLFTPASIHNNYPASGSNSLSRYAGEYVLFVEPGRGPEITEWLYGTFDGHDASDFTVDVLRIDSGDESATEVARLDLDSENWSTFDAPEFPYTHDRVVLVTTRPTAAGPGTYDYHADVSETGVGDAEFSAARTGDGVLTRWSSPEARTVVLLREDGAEETTVVRLDSTEGRYLDREAPDAGCYYVLEVTDLSGRRTRLGPVEVGPAESDRAGLTLSAPYPSPSSDRVTFEFTVPGDGAARFVIYDLAGRELFSTAVTPAEGRVVWDSSAAAPGVYLARLAGDGWTVGRRLVIVR, from the coding sequence ATGAGAAGCGCGATTGCGATGCTTTTGATCATCACCGCCGCGGCCCTGGCCATCACCGAGGCCCCGCTCTTTTTCTCCGAGATGCAGAGAGCCGACGCGGACAGGCCCCGGGTCGGCCCCGCGCCGCCCGGAACCGCCGAGTACAACATTGGAGACCACCTCCAGCTCTGGAAGTGGAACCTTTCCGGCTACCCGACTCAGGACCTCGTGGACTGCACCATCCGCGGAAAAAGAGACCACGGCTACGTCGTCGTGGACGACACGGTCTGGGGAAGTCAGGTGAACCAGACCGACGTCAACCAGATTCTCGAGGCCTGGGAGAACTCCTCGGACGGCCCCCGCCCCGGCGACGGCATCTACGAGATAAACACCACGACCTTCGGGCCGTGCCCCGACGAGATTGACGGGGACCCGCGCGTGTTCCCTTTCTACTACGACCTGGACATCTCCGCCGACGGCTTCTGGATGTTCTACGACGAGTACCCCGACGGCGAGTACGAATGGCACTCCAACGAGCGGGAAATCGTCTACCTGAACAGCTCGGACAACGACCCCGGCGGGGACTACATGATAGCCGTCGCCGCCCACGAGTGCCAGCACATGCTCCACTGGTACCAGGACTCCGACGAGCTCGCCTGGGTGGACGAGGGCTGCGCCGAGCTGGCCATGTTCCTCTACGGGCATCCCGACTCCATCAGCGGCTTCAACGGCAACTCGGACAACGACCTGACGGCCTGGAACGGCGCCTGGGCTGACTACATCAAGACCTACCTCTGGACGCTCTACCTCTACGAGCACTACGGCGAGGGCTCCGCCGACCCGGTGGACCTCGTATGGGAGCTGGTCCACGAGCAGGCGAACTCCATCACCGGGGTGAACAACGCCCTGGACACCGTGGACGCCGGGACCACCTTCGAGGATATCCTGCCCGACTGGGTCGCCGCGAACTTCCTCGACCTGGCGGACTCCGACCTCTTCGATGGCCGGTACAGCTATTTCGGCGAAGACTTGCCGCTCTTCACCCCCGCCTCGATCCACAACAACTACCCCGCCTCGGGCTCCAACAGCCTCTCCCGCTACGCCGGGGAGTACGTGCTCTTCGTGGAGCCCGGACGCGGGCCTGAAATCACCGAATGGCTCTACGGAACCTTCGACGGCCACGACGCCTCCGACTTCACCGTGGACGTCCTGCGCATAGACTCGGGCGACGAGTCGGCCACCGAGGTCGCGCGCCTCGACCTGGACTCGGAGAACTGGTCCACCTTCGACGCGCCGGAATTCCCGTACACCCACGACCGGGTGGTGCTCGTGACGACGAGGCCGACCGCGGCGGGGCCCGGAACCTACGACTACCACGCTGACGTGAGCGAAACCGGCGTCGGGGACGCGGAATTCAGCGCCGCGCGCACCGGGGACGGCGTCCTGACCCGGTGGAGCTCGCCAGAGGCGCGGACGGTCGTCCTTCTGCGCGAGGACGGGGCGGAGGAGACAACGGTAGTCCGGCTGGATTCCACCGAGGGTCGCTATCTCGACCGGGAGGCCCCGGATGCCGGCTGTTACTACGTTCTCGAAGTGACGGACCTCTCCGGGCGGCGGACGCGCCTCGGACCGGTGGAGGTGGGTCCCGCCGAGAGCGACCGCGCCGGTCTCACTCTCAGCGCGCCTTACCCCTCGCCCTCCTCCGACCGGGTGACCTTCGAATTCACCGTCCCCGGCGATGGAGCGGCCCGATTCGTCATTTACGACCTCGCCGGTCGCGAGCTGTTCTCGACGGCGGTGACGCCGGCGGAGGGACGCGTGGTGTGGGATTCCTCGGCCGCGGCTCCGGGGGTGTACCTGGCACGGCTCGCCGGTGACGGGTGGACGGTCGGCCGCCGGCTGGTCATCGTCCGCTGA
- a CDS encoding glycosyltransferase family 4 protein, producing MRDLVIDFNYPEGARWPPADERIRLDDLPPTGGFGLFRAVRAAARYPHYRRVYLACKDQRHVKTWLLLAALSLAEEVWYVMLFTPVQRITKGGLLWTLPFFRKIPSRVAAREFTRRLRATVPRGAPLKTGGVLLLAHSYPPSAGGIQTSMVHAAEGFTERGLPVRVLDCYRTGWRSYDADSPVPIRRVYTGRRFRLGECRRLARRAAEAARPLPGRPPSREVVGTIGKFLTACPAWKAAEFLGNFEAACRLISEGSPDTIHVGYCHPDSLAAMLLAAIGGWPYLIYAHGTETLRFSKDKRLAPFFAKGFRAAAAVLANAHYCAEIVERGHGVPPDRIEIIHPGVDFGHFDAPPPEVLLDELRRRHDISPVNRVLFIVGRVIPLKGFDTVLRALPRVLEEFPETVLLLGGDGFYLPRIRGMVGELGLTDAVRLLGRIPDDELAACYHLADLYVMPSRDDPPGSFEGFGIVFMEAGAAGTPQIGGRSGGIPDAVRDGETGLLCDPWDPDDLAEKILRLWRDPDLLKKLGEGARRWAAEQDWELVIGRKMALDERMRKSAATGEWTPPG from the coding sequence ATGCGCGACCTCGTCATAGACTTCAACTACCCCGAGGGGGCCCGGTGGCCCCCGGCCGACGAGCGCATCCGCCTCGACGACCTCCCCCCGACGGGAGGTTTCGGCCTCTTCCGCGCGGTGCGCGCCGCGGCTAGGTATCCGCACTACCGGCGCGTCTACCTCGCGTGCAAGGACCAGCGCCACGTGAAAACCTGGCTCCTCCTCGCTGCCCTTTCCCTGGCCGAGGAGGTCTGGTATGTCATGCTCTTCACGCCGGTTCAGCGGATCACCAAGGGCGGGCTCCTCTGGACGCTGCCCTTTTTTCGGAAAATCCCGTCCCGCGTGGCGGCGCGGGAATTCACCCGACGTCTCCGGGCGACCGTCCCCCGCGGCGCACCGCTCAAGACGGGGGGCGTCCTCCTGCTGGCCCACTCGTACCCGCCCTCCGCGGGGGGAATCCAGACCTCGATGGTCCACGCCGCCGAGGGTTTTACCGAACGCGGCCTCCCCGTCCGCGTGCTTGACTGTTACCGCACGGGCTGGCGTTCCTACGACGCGGACAGCCCGGTGCCCATCCGGCGCGTCTACACCGGGAGGCGCTTCCGGCTGGGAGAGTGCCGTAGATTGGCGCGCCGTGCCGCCGAGGCCGCCCGCCCCCTCCCCGGCCGGCCGCCGTCCCGGGAAGTGGTAGGGACGATCGGAAAATTCCTCACCGCCTGCCCCGCGTGGAAGGCCGCCGAGTTTCTGGGAAATTTCGAGGCCGCCTGCCGGCTCATCTCCGAGGGCTCGCCGGACACCATCCACGTAGGGTACTGCCACCCGGATTCCCTGGCGGCGATGCTTCTGGCGGCGATCGGCGGCTGGCCATACCTCATCTACGCCCACGGCACCGAGACCCTCCGCTTCTCCAAGGATAAGCGCCTGGCACCCTTCTTCGCCAAAGGTTTCCGAGCGGCGGCGGCGGTGCTCGCCAACGCACATTACTGCGCCGAGATAGTGGAGCGGGGCCACGGCGTACCCCCCGACCGGATAGAAATCATCCACCCCGGGGTGGATTTTGGCCACTTCGACGCCCCGCCGCCCGAGGTCCTTCTCGACGAGCTCCGCCGGCGCCACGACATCTCGCCCGTCAACAGGGTGCTCTTCATCGTCGGGCGGGTGATCCCGCTCAAGGGGTTCGACACCGTTCTGCGGGCCCTGCCCCGGGTTCTGGAAGAATTCCCCGAGACCGTGCTCCTCCTGGGCGGCGACGGCTTCTACCTTCCGCGCATTCGCGGGATGGTCGGGGAGCTGGGCTTGACGGACGCGGTGCGCCTCCTGGGGCGGATTCCCGACGACGAGCTGGCGGCCTGTTATCACCTGGCCGACCTGTACGTGATGCCCAGCCGAGACGACCCGCCGGGCTCCTTCGAGGGATTCGGCATCGTTTTCATGGAGGCCGGGGCGGCGGGGACGCCGCAGATCGGCGGCCGGTCCGGGGGGATTCCCGACGCCGTGCGCGACGGGGAGACGGGCCTTCTTTGCGACCCGTGGGACCCGGACGACCTGGCGGAAAAAATCCTCCGCCTCTGGCGTGACCCGGACCTCTTGAAAAAGTTGGGCGAGGGGGCCCGGCGATGGGCCGCGGAGCAGGACTGGGAGCTGGTGATCGGGAGGAAGATGGCCCTGGATGAGCGGATGCGGAAATCGGCGGCCACCGGGGAGTGGACGCCGCCGGGTTAG